A stretch of DNA from Odontesthes bonariensis isolate fOdoBon6 chromosome 2, fOdoBon6.hap1, whole genome shotgun sequence:
TGGACATGAGGCATCAAGCTGTTTGTTTCAACACCTCACTTCCTCTTTTGGGCTTTTAGACAGTTCAGTTGTCAGTACTCTCTTTGTATTTCATGTGTATGTCTCTTATGTATCATAACAGTTATTTCCAAGCTGAGGATCATCCATGTGAGAGGTTAAAACATCACCGCATTACAGCAAGAACACTGGCCTTTACAAATTCTAAGATGCATCTATGGGAGTCAAGTTGACTCAGCAGAAAATCACCATTAATTGAAATAGAAAATAGGGAATAAAGAACCCTTTTCTGCCTAATTTTATGATAAAAATTGTGATCAGCACTTGTAGGTAACCTAGTTTGGAGGTTCACAAACAagtaataaaatgtttttagatAATTGATCTTATCATTATCACCAATCTAGTACCTTTATCACCGGTGAGGTCAAATATAGAAAGCAGAAGGCAGGCAAGAGATTCAGAATAACTAACGTCCGTACTGACTTGAAGGCCCGTTACGGAAGAAATTGAATAACAGCTTATTTATCAATCAATATTCAGCTTTGCTGGGACAGCGCTGGCAAACAGCCATGAAGGCGAGCAGTTAAAAGGTTTTTTGCTGAACTGGGTTAGAAACACTACAAAAGCCAACTTTCATGATCTGACAACCTGCTTCGCATAAGCTAAAtgaaaacatatttaaaaacaacaacaaaaaactaaagatcCTTTCCTGACATTGTTGAAAAGATGTATGAAATTGGTATCAATGCTGTGTGAAGCTCTCATGGTAAAAGTTTAAATCTTTGTATCAATACTGCCACCCAGTGGCAATATGTCACTAAAATCAATAAATAGTAAGCGACAGTGCAAATTGCGCCCGAGTTCCCTCAAGATGTGTCAGACCAACATTCAAAATATGTCAAAAATCTCAGGGACGCACACACAGCTCAACATCATCAAAGCCACCGACTCAACACTTACAGTGAGTACACATTAACCAACATAAAAAGCATTTGAAAAAGCAAATGGTGCACCTTAAGGTGTGACAGCAAGATGAAAGGCTCTTTCCAACTAGAACTGTTTTTGTATagaaaaaaaggcaaacaaaaagacgagcagaagaaagaaaagaatggCACCTGTTCCTAAAGCTActgcacagtaaaaaaaaaaaaaaatatggaaagAATTAAGCCCTAAATGCGCAAACCAAACCCTTTTACAACTCTGGCCACAATTCAGCAACTGCGGCATATCGCGCCGAGTCAGTGAAAAGAAAACATGGGGAACATCCTAGGAAACGCGCAGCTGTAGAAACCAATAACACAGAGAAATATCACCCAGGTTGTTGAACAAGTAAATGCAAGTAGCCAATTTCTTTTATCGgtaagggagaaaaaaaaagcaactttgatcattttgagcttcaaaaaaaaaaaacaaaaaaacactttaaattaaaaaaaaaaggaaaatcagaAAATTTAAAGATTCCATTTACTGTGTGACCGTACAAACAGAGGCCCAGTCGGTGTCACTGCTAAAGAAAATCTATGAAtgattgaaaaaatatatatattgtaagCAGCGGCGAGAGAAAAACGGATCGGAGGGGACAGGCTCCTTGTCCGATATCCAATTTCCTTCCTCGGGATTAACCGCCTCCCCCGGCGCCTTCGGTGACCTTGGTGAGTTGTTTTAAGACGAAGCGAGTGAACCCGAGGTCACTCCATCGAGGGAAACGTTGATGACGGTCGGCTCAATGATCAGAGTGTGCGGAACCAGAGGACTAGTTCAGGTGGAGGACCTGCCTCATGAACTCATAGGTGGTGAAAGCCATGGCCTGGGAGGGGATACAGCGGATGTAGTTGAGAGACAGTCCTCTGTACAATCCCTTCTTGATCCCGTACTTTGTGTACACGTACTTCAGGGTCTGCATCGGTGTTCTTTTCACATGCAAGACAAAGAAACAtacagttttttaaaaaatatacttTAATCATAACAGAAAAGAAACCATCTTTGTCCCCATCTTATGTCCTAAACGATGATTTTGTGGTTTTCACCAAAGCATTTTCCTACTAACTAAGTTGAGTCCAGTTTATTTGCAGACTTTATTCTTGGCATTATCATCACGTTAAGTTCTTCTTTATTGTTGGAATCTGGAGTCTGTCTTGCAGGGAACTACACTCAGCAGGCATATTAATACAGATTCACTGAATGTGCTGAGACTTGTGAATATGCTCTTCATAGGAAATCTAAAATGGCAAGAGAAGGCAGGTAAAGCAATAACAAAAAGCAGTGTTTGGACTGGCATTATGTGAACTTCTTCAAGTATGAGCGGCATGCATCTGAGGCCTTACCGCTCAGTTGCTATTGTGAAATTCAAAGTCAGAGCTTTGAAATGTTTATCTACCACAAACAGCTCCCGAACCTCTGGAATTTTCTCTCAGATTAAAGCGTCCTTACAAAAATCAAACGCGGAATGAATATTTTCAGCAGGTGCTCCTGAGTCAGTGTTTGAATACTTTCAATGCAGCACACAAAGGACACGAGAAACAATTATCCCTCCCGGAAGAACCAAAACGTGATGAGTGGGAGCCGTTGTGATACTTACCCACATTTATCCGAGTCAGGCAGCACGGCACCTAACTGCATTCTTCTCCTCGCCACATCCAAGGGGTACCTGGTGAGCAGAAAGCCAATGAGACACGTTAACCGCTGGTCGTGAGTTTGAGACCTCCCGGCTCCACGTCTGCAGCACTTACGAGACGGTCTGAGCGAAGGCACCGGCAACCCCTCCACAGAGCAGGTTCACGTGGCTTTTCAGAACGAGGACATCAGGATTGTCTGACGAGGGCCGTCCCAGCTGCTCGGGGAAATGTTTCAAACCAAGGCTCTTAAGGGTGCCAAAGGTGAAGAAGGAGAGACCTAGGAGGGTGCAGGTGGGAGTCGAGAGTCAAGCCAATGCGCAGAACACTATTTTGGAGGACCCTTTGTGTTGTTCTGCACAATATTCCCAAGGATTTTGGATCATAATGACAAACAAGCATCTGTAATTACCGGCATAAGGCGCCATGCCAATGAGTGTTGGAGTAAGGCCCCTGTAAAACCCAGCGATCCCCTCCTTtatgaagaagagaaaaagtttaaaatcatgctgaacattttttaaccaaaagGCTGAAATGTTTGTAAAGTTCATCACGAGCAAATCACCGTGCGGTAGATGGACTGGAAAACATTGGCGATTCCAGTGTAGCGATGATCTCCTGTCACCTGGAAGGCCAGCCTGGCTCGGATCACATCCAGAGGGTAGGTGCATATCACCGCACTCATTCCTGGAAGCAGACAATGTACTGTAAGAACACATCtgggaaaagaaaaactttacagGCCCAAAGAGCAAATGATGCCCAATCAAAAAGGAAGGTATATCAGTACCTGCCATAGATCCTGCCATGAGGCGGTGGATGTGTCCTGAGATCCCAATCCGTTTACTCAGCAGCTGTAAAGGGAATATCATCAACATCAGCAGGGTGAAGTCAAAGATTACACTTACAGGGGCTGTAATAAATTCAGAAACTGAAGCAAAAATAATGTGACAGCAAAAAGCACAGCTATTACATTTGCCTACAACTCCTTTTTATAGCATTGCCCTGTGAAAGTGTTATCCCGCAATAAACTGGGCACTGTACCTTTTTATATTTGTCAAAAGCCATGAACTGAATGGCACCATACGGAAATATCCTGACCATCATTGCCCCATTACCCTTGTACAGGCCGAGGATGCCTTCTTTCTTCGGCACGGCTGTGAGAGTGGAAAACACTCCTACGGAGAGAGTTCACCAGATTTACTTCTGTTGGGACAGATGTGTGAAAACAAACACCGACCGGCTTTTCTAGCTTGGAAGCTTTTAACTCACCAAGATGTTTGTAATGAGGGCTCTGGCCTTGAAGAAGAATTTTGACTCTGTCCAAAGGAGCTATAGTAGTCTTGGCACAGCATCCTGCTACacctaaaaacaaacacaaacagaatgGGTGAAAGCCCATATCAAAAGGGatagtttttttggggggggaagGGTTGGTTGTTGAGAGTAGTGAGAAATTAAGACCTAAAAATGGCCTGATGCAACAGTGACgctttgtgaaaaaaaactacaatgTAGCATTTGCTGAACCTTTATGAATTTTGAGGTTTACATTGTTTCAGATGGTGAGAAAGATGTGCTCTTCCTCTACAATAACACATCGATAAGCTTTTCAGGGACAATGTTGGGGATCAACCACTATCTTCCGGTCTGCGGAGGAGCCCTCAATCACATGTCGACCGAACTCTTCAGGAACAAATGTATACATGATCTTAACCGGAATAATTGCCGTTGACAAAATAAAGACCAACTGTGTTTGTACGGCTAAAGTTAGTTCTCgatgtgaaaaggaaaaaagctaTCTTCACTTGCAGAcagaggctacagcacagaCCTGCCGTTAAATCATCTGCCCATCCAAtgccttttttgtgtttttacgtGGCCCGAGGCATTTCAAACATCCACAAAAGATACATTTATTCCTGGAGGCGTGCTTTTTCACTGCCACTTTGTCAACAAAACCTTCCCGGTTGATTTCTTAAATAACTTGGTGACACTCCAAAAATGTCCTTCCAATCTTCGATTCTAATGGCTTGCTATGAAGGATTTCTCTTCCTTCATCATCTTCCTGGTTCAC
This window harbors:
- the slc25a16 gene encoding solute carrier family 25 member 16, which encodes MTSEAAVSTPPTTNSGTPAKRDYHFLRSFVAGGVAGCCAKTTIAPLDRVKILLQGQSPHYKHLGVFSTLTAVPKKEGILGLYKGNGAMMVRIFPYGAIQFMAFDKYKKLLSKRIGISGHIHRLMAGSMAGMSAVICTYPLDVIRARLAFQVTGDHRYTGIANVFQSIYRTEGIAGFYRGLTPTLIGMAPYAGLSFFTFGTLKSLGLKHFPEQLGRPSSDNPDVLVLKSHVNLLCGGVAGAFAQTVSYPLDVARRRMQLGAVLPDSDKCGTPMQTLKYVYTKYGIKKGLYRGLSLNYIRCIPSQAMAFTTYEFMRQVLHLN